In the genome of Sporocytophaga myxococcoides, the window AAAACGTTAGGCATGATAAAGAAAAACCGATGAATATACATTTAACTTTTGCATTAATTATTCTTTTTTTTGGGGCGTGTACCAGTCAGAATGGAGGACATGAGAATAAAAAAATAACAGAATCTTTTCCCGACTCAATAGTTAACGCAGGAATTATTTCAAAGACTGCTTTTATTGGAAATGGTAAAAATTACTTTTCAAAAGCTTATTCAGCACATGAATCTTTTAGAATTCTTAATTGGCAGAAAGATGCAGATAAAGAAAAAATTAAAAAATTTTATGCTGATGCTCTTGAAAATTATAAAAAATCCCTTGATAACAATGACGCACCTGAAAATATGATTTACACTAATATCGCTGGATTAAAATTAGATTTTGGTGATTATTATGGTGCAATATCTTATTATGAAAAATTACTTGAAAAGCATTCTAGAAATCAAGAATTTCTTTTATTGAAAGCTTTTTGTTATTTGAAATTAAATGAGATTGAAAAATCTGAAATCATTCTTGACTCAATCATTGCCATTAATGAGAAGTTAGAAATTGATAAAAAAGCAAAATCAAGTAATAAAAAGCGAATTAGTCTAAACTTGCCAGAATCAAAGGAGGATAACCCAATAATAGCTTCAGTTTATTATTATAAAGGAATTATTAATTATTTAAATAGCAATAAAGAAAATGCATGTAAAAATTGGAGCAGATCGTCTGAATTGGACAAACAAGTTTCTGAAAATGCGGTATTGGATATTATTTTAAAATATTGCCATTAAAAATGATTACCATGCCTAACATTGTGTATGAAATATGCCGGGTTGATGATGTTACGGAAAGGGCAGTGCTTCTAAGTCCCGCACATTTTGTTTATTTTTTAAAAGGTGTGCTGGGTTCCCTGCATGCGGATACTTTAGCACTTTAAAACCCGGCACATGTCATACACTAACTGTTAGCAGAAATTAAGTCACACCATATAAGTACACCAAAAGTTTAGATTAATACAATGGATTTAGAAAAAGATATTGAAGAAACATCAGAAAGGATTAAGAATAGGCAAAGTAAAATAACTTCAGAATTATCCATTCTTGAAAATAAAATAAATCTTTATACAAATTGGGCTTGGGGCTTTGTTTGGTCAGGAATAGTTGTAAGTATTTTTTCAATATTATATTTCATTTGTAAAAATTCGGAAGAGGGATTTGCATTAAACTTGCTAGGTGATTTTTTAGGAGGTAGTGTTGCTTCTATTTGGGCATTAGCTGGATTGTTTTTTATTTATGTAGCGTTTCTTGGTCAAAAACAACAATTGCTTAACCAACAATTGGAGTTAATGTATAGCCAATTAGAAGTAAAATATACTAGATTGGAACTAGCAGGTCAAAAGGAAGAAATGAAAGAACAAAATTCTACTCTTAAACAACAAAGATTTGAAAATACATTTTTTCAACTTATCAGCCTATTTAATACTATTGTTACTAGCTTAGACATAAGAGACAGAAAAACAAAGGTGGTTACTACTTCTGGACGTGAATGTTTTAATATTTTTTACTTAAGATTAAGACATCATCTTAAAAACATAAAATATGGGGAAGCGAGTACAAATGATAAATTAGACGATGCTTCAATAGCTGATTCATTAAAAGCATACGACACTTTATATGATAATGAGAAAGCGGACTTAAGCCATTATTTTAGGGTAATATATAGGATTTTCAAGTTTATAGATAATTCAGATATTGATGACAAAAGTCCTTATGCAGCAATTGCCAGAGCACAATTATCAAGTTACGAGCAAATCATAATATTTTATAATTGTTTACATGTACATGGTCGTGAAAAATTTAAACCTCTAATTGAAAAATATGCAGTATTAAAAAATCTAGATGATTCTTTAATTATTAATCACAAACATTTAGAAGAATACGATAGGACTGCGTATGGACAATAATGTAACTTCTGCTAACATTGTATATAAAATATGCCTGTCTGATGTTTGGAAGTCGAGAATAGTGCATCTAAATCCTGCACTTTTTTATTACTTTTAAAGGAGTGCAGGGTTCGGTAACGCCGGATAGTGAAGCAGTTCTAAACCCGGCACATTTTATATATTAACCGTTATGCAAAGAAACCATACATTATAGTACATCAGTAAAAGTTTTATTTTTGAGTGAAAATTAAATGTCAAAAGAATCAGAAATATTTTTTTATAAGGGAGATGATGGTAGCATCAAAATAGAGGTATTCTATCAGGATGAAACCTTTTGGATGACTCAAAAGTCTCTTGGAGATCTTTTTGGCGTGCAAAGACCTGCAATCACTAAGCATTTAAAGAAAATTTTTGAAAGTGGTGAATTACAAGAAGATTCAGTTAGTTCCATTTTGGAACATACTGCCGATGATGGAAAAAAATATAAGACAACGTTTTATAGTCTTGACGTAATTATTGCCGTTGGATACCGAGTTAATTCAAATAAAGCCACAAAATTTAGGATATGGGCAACTAAGTTATTAAAAGAATTTATTACCAAAGGGTTTGTTTTAGATGACGAACGATTAAAACAAGGAAAACAATTTGGCAAGGATTACTTTGATGAATTACTTGAGCGGATTCGTGAAATCAGGGCAAGCGAAAGAAGGTTTTACCAAAAAATTACCGATATATATTCCCTTTCAATTGATTATGACAGTAATGATTCATTGACAAAAGACTTTTTTGCAACTGTTCAAAACAAGCTGCATTGGGCAATTACCGGTAAGACCGCTGCTGAAATAATATACAGTTCAGCTGATGCTTCTAAACTATACATGGGACTGACCAATTGGAAATATGCACCTGATGGTAAAATATTAAAATCTGATGTATCGATTGCAAAGAACTACTTAATTGAACAACACATTCGAGAACTTAACAGGATTGTTTCCGCTTATCTGGATTTAGCTGAAAGTAGAGCAGAACGACAAATTCCTACAACCATGCAGGATTGGTTAAAATTTTTACACCAATTTTTAGAATTATCAAATTATCCGATTTTAAATGATAAAGGCAAAATTTCTGCATTAGAGGCTAAATTAAAAGCGGAACAAGAATATGAA includes:
- a CDS encoding tetratricopeptide repeat protein; amino-acid sequence: NVRHDKEKPMNIHLTFALIILFFGACTSQNGGHENKKITESFPDSIVNAGIISKTAFIGNGKNYFSKAYSAHESFRILNWQKDADKEKIKKFYADALENYKKSLDNNDAPENMIYTNIAGLKLDFGDYYGAISYYEKLLEKHSRNQEFLLLKAFCYLKLNEIEKSEIILDSIIAINEKLEIDKKAKSSNKKRISLNLPESKEDNPIIASVYYYKGIINYLNSNKENACKNWSRSSELDKQVSENAVLDIILKYCH
- a CDS encoding putative phage abortive infection protein, encoding MDLEKDIEETSERIKNRQSKITSELSILENKINLYTNWAWGFVWSGIVVSIFSILYFICKNSEEGFALNLLGDFLGGSVASIWALAGLFFIYVAFLGQKQQLLNQQLELMYSQLEVKYTRLELAGQKEEMKEQNSTLKQQRFENTFFQLISLFNTIVTSLDIRDRKTKVVTTSGRECFNIFYLRLRHHLKNIKYGEASTNDKLDDASIADSLKAYDTLYDNEKADLSHYFRVIYRIFKFIDNSDIDDKSPYAAIARAQLSSYEQIIIFYNCLHVHGREKFKPLIEKYAVLKNLDDSLIINHKHLEEYDRTAYGQ
- a CDS encoding virulence RhuM family protein, translated to MSKESEIFFYKGDDGSIKIEVFYQDETFWMTQKSLGDLFGVQRPAITKHLKKIFESGELQEDSVSSILEHTADDGKKYKTTFYSLDVIIAVGYRVNSNKATKFRIWATKLLKEFITKGFVLDDERLKQGKQFGKDYFDELLERIREIRASERRFYQKITDIYSLSIDYDSNDSLTKDFFATVQNKLHWAITGKTAAEIIYSSADASKLYMGLTNWKYAPDGKILKSDVSIAKNYLIEQHIRELNRIVSAYLDLAESRAERQIPTTMQDWLKFLHQFLELSNYPILNDKGKISALEAKLKAEQEYEKYRIIQDKNYESDFDKEIKKIKGKE